In Sphingobacterium sp. R2, the genomic stretch ACTTGCTAGTGGTATCGGTTTACCGCTCGCCGAAACAACCGTGCCGGCGACCCGATCTATCGCCTGTTGATCGCTACCATTTTTTACGGGACTAGCTTCTCCGTCTCCGACAGCGCGACGTACAATGGAATAGGATCTGTCATCCACATAAAGAAATACCAATTGATTAGGATAAAGCACTTTTTTAAGCACTTCTTCCAGCTTATTTCCCTTGAGCAATTCGGGGTCGACAAATTTCCCGTTCAAAAGGTTGTGCTCATAACTCAAATTCGCGTTGAAACGCTGTTCAATCTGTTTTACGGCTTGGTTAAGTGGCAACTTTTGCTGTGCATAGGCTTGCTGTCCAACGGTAAATAGCAGCGAAGTGACCGGAACCATCAACAAGCAACGTAGTGGTTGCCACCTGCTTTCTGTAATTTTCATATTTGTTAGGTTAGATGTTACTATTGTATTAGCTTATTTTTGTTTTTCTTCTTTTGGATCGAGGTAGATGGTATCTTTTTCCATTCGGATATTCGCCTGTAAAATATTCGCGATCGAATAGATGATACTTTCCTGCGAACCTAGCGATATACGACCGTCGATTTTTCGATTCAAAAGTGTGGGATCGTTTATAATAATTTCTTTTCCATACACATAGCGCAATTCATTCGTTAAATCAGCGACTGTTAAGTTTTCGCCTATCAGCGTTTTCTGGGTCCATCCCACCGCCTGCTGGGCCGCTTTTTTGCCTGTGCTCAAATGACGAAAGCCTTCGATACCTGCCTCAACGATATCGCCGGGTGCAAGGATCTTGGTTTCACCAAGATGTTTGCTATTACGCAGTGCAATACGTCCTTCCAATAGTGTTACAGTTATTTTGTTATCCCTATTTTTTAGGTTAAACTTTGTTCCGAGTACCTCCACAGCAACATCGCCGGTATAGGCCGTAAACCGTTCGTCTTCCCGAATAGCTGACGTATCCTTGTTAAGATGCTTGACTTCGAGTAGTACCTCTCCGGTAGTAAATACTTCACGCTTGGACAACCAGTTCCAGGCGCGGCGGTATGCAATGGAAGAATTGGCATTGAGCTGTACTGTACTGCTATCGGGCAATAGCACAGTCTGAAATTCACCGCTTCTGGTTGCGATAACGATCATCGAGCGGTAATACCACGATAAAGTTATAAAAATTGCTACCGCTGCTGCTCCAGTGGCTGCTGCCCACAAACGAACAATCTGACCCCTTCTCTTCTTTCTATTTCCAGCTATACCTCGTTCAATATCCTCAAAAAGTTCATCCGCAAATTCCTGATCCGGCCTAATCCGGGTAATGCCATACAAGGCATGCAGATAAGCAAGCGCGTCATCGTAGGAAGCCGCATTTTTGGGGTTTCCAGCACGCCATGCCTTCCAATTGAAAACATCATCACGTTCCGGCTGTTTGACAAATCGGACAAAATCCAGGTCATCCAAAAAATCTTGTGTACCGTAACTCGTATATTTCTCCATTATTACGCTTTTGTTAAATTCAAGACAAATAATATTTAGATTTTACCCCATGGAATCTAATTTTTTTTTAAAAAAATTTAAAAGTCATCTCTTTCACTTACCAAATTCATAATTTAGTTGCTCAATTAATGCGCAATGCTGCATATTTAGGTAAAAAGAGAATCTACAACATTGTAGTGATTTTAAATAAGGGATTTAGTATTGTTATTAAATCTTTACTATTTTTGGAGTAACGAATGATTTATTTCATTTAATTGCCTAATTCGAAGATGAACAACACCATAGATCGGTACTGGAATGATTTTATTGTCGGCGACAAACACGCGTTCGAGCAGATCTATCGTGCTTTATTACCGAGCTTATATGAGTATGGTATGCGTCGTGTAAACGATGAGGATTATGTTAGAGACGCCATTCAGGATATATTTATTAAGTTTTGGGAAAATCGGAGCAGGCTACAAAGCATTTCCAATCCGAAACATTACTTGCTTATCGCTTTGAAAAACAGCCTACTGAA encodes the following:
- a CDS encoding FecR family protein, encoding MEKYTSYGTQDFLDDLDFVRFVKQPERDDVFNWKAWRAGNPKNAASYDDALAYLHALYGITRIRPDQEFADELFEDIERGIAGNRKKRRGQIVRLWAAATGAAAVAIFITLSWYYRSMIVIATRSGEFQTVLLPDSSTVQLNANSSIAYRRAWNWLSKREVFTTGEVLLEVKHLNKDTSAIREDERFTAYTGDVAVEVLGTKFNLKNRDNKITVTLLEGRIALRNSKHLGETKILAPGDIVEAGIEGFRHLSTGKKAAQQAVGWTQKTLIGENLTVADLTNELRYVYGKEIIINDPTLLNRKIDGRISLGSQESIIYSIANILQANIRMEKDTIYLDPKEEKQK